Proteins from one Strix aluco isolate bStrAlu1 chromosome 10, bStrAlu1.hap1, whole genome shotgun sequence genomic window:
- the SASH3 gene encoding SAM and SH3 domain-containing protein 3 isoform X3, giving the protein MLRRKPSNASEKEPGHKKLSLQRSSSFKDFAKSKVSSPAPSEKEFNLEENIPEDESSSTGPDDAARSSGMKLSKRWRAAISRTMNRKMGRMAVKALAEGKQGDVEEEGSPCPLSPASSMEEPSHEKLPLSYLEMEEDGHPSISRQLSSGSEVSSPGPGGSNQDSLRLEESGPAYTGPFCGRARVHTDFTPSPYDKDSLKLRKGDIIGIIEKPPMGTWTGLLNNRVGSFKFIYVDVIPEETAPTRKSRGSSKSKRLKPKTLHELLERINLQEHTSTLLLNGYQTLEDFKELRETHLNELNITDPQHRAKLLTAAELLLDYDTSEPEEGDSPEAQPSPSEPKGDIPRDSGCFEESETLDSSRDEAELGGPEGQLRALSLAESS; this is encoded by the exons ATGCTGCGCCGCAAGCCCTCCAACGCCAGTGAGAAGGAGCCCGGACACAAGAAG ctctccctccagCGCTCCAGCAGCTTCAAGGACTTCGCCAAATCCAAAGTCAGCTCCCCTGCACCGAGCGAGAAGGAATTCAACCTGGAGGAGAAC ATCCCCGAGGATGAGTCCAGCAGCACCGGCCCTGATGATGCTGCACGGAGCAGCGGGATGAAGCTGAGCAAGAGGTGGCGGGCTGCCATCTCCCGCACCATGAACCGCAAGATGGGCAGGATGGCCGTGAAAGCACTAGCCgaggggaag CAGGGAGACGTGGAGGAGGAGGGATCCCCATgccccctgtccccagccagcaGCATGGAGGAGCCGAGCCATGAAAAGTTGCCCTTGTCTTacctggagatggaggaagaCGGGCACCCATCCATCAGCCGCCAGCTGTCCAGCG GCAGCGAAGTTTCCAGCCCCGGCCCCGGAGGCAGCAACCAGGACAGTCTGCGGCTGGAGGAGAGCGGCCCAGCCTACACTGGCCCCTTCTGCGGCCGGGCCCGCGTCCACACCGACTTCACACCCAGCCCTTATGACAAGGATTCGCTGAAGCTGCGG AAAGGGGACATCATCGGCATCATCGAGAAGCCACCCATGGGGACCTGGACTGGGCTGCTCAACAACAGGGTGGGCTCCTTTAAATTCATCTATGTGGATGTCATCCCCGAGGAGACAGCTCCCACCCGCAAGAGCCGGGGATCCAGCAAGAGCAAGCGCCTCAAGCCCAAGACCCTCCACGAGCTGCTGGAGCGCATCAATCTGCAG GAGCACACCTCCACCCTGCTGCTGAACGGCTACCAGACCCTGGAGGACTTCAAGGAGCTGCGGGAGACCCACCTCAACGAGCTGAACATCACAGACCCCCAGCACCGCGCCAAGCTGCTCACGGCCGCCGAGCTCCTCCTGGATTACGACA CGAGCGAGCCGGAGGAAGGCGACAGCCCTGAAGCTCAGCCTTCGCCCTCGGAGCCCAAGGGGGACATTCCCCGGGACTCAGGCTGCTTCGAGGAATCAGAGACCCTAGACAGCAGCCGGGATGAGGCTGAGCTGGGGGGTCCCGAGGGGCAGCTGCGGGCTCTCTCCCTGGCAGAGTCCTCCTGA
- the SASH3 gene encoding SAM and SH3 domain-containing protein 3 isoform X2, producing the protein MLRRKPSNASEKEPGHKKLSLQRSSSFKDFAKSKVSSPAPSEKEFNLEENIPEDESSSTGPDDAARSSGMKLSKRWRAAISRTMNRKMGRMAVKALAEGKGDVEEEGSPCPLSPASSMEEPSHEKLPLSYLEMEEDGHPSISRQLSSGSEVSSPGPGGSNQDSLRLEESGPAYTGPFCGRARVHTDFTPSPYDKDSLKLRKGDIIGIIEKPPMGTWTGLLNNRVGSFKFIYVDVIPEETAPTRKSRGSSKSKRLKPKTLHELLERINLQEHTSTLLLNGYQTLEDFKELRETHLNELNITDPQHRAKLLTAAELLLDYDTASEPEEGDSPEAQPSPSEPKGDIPRDSGCFEESETLDSSRDEAELGGPEGQLRALSLAESS; encoded by the exons ATGCTGCGCCGCAAGCCCTCCAACGCCAGTGAGAAGGAGCCCGGACACAAGAAG ctctccctccagCGCTCCAGCAGCTTCAAGGACTTCGCCAAATCCAAAGTCAGCTCCCCTGCACCGAGCGAGAAGGAATTCAACCTGGAGGAGAAC ATCCCCGAGGATGAGTCCAGCAGCACCGGCCCTGATGATGCTGCACGGAGCAGCGGGATGAAGCTGAGCAAGAGGTGGCGGGCTGCCATCTCCCGCACCATGAACCGCAAGATGGGCAGGATGGCCGTGAAAGCACTAGCCgaggggaag GGAGACGTGGAGGAGGAGGGATCCCCATgccccctgtccccagccagcaGCATGGAGGAGCCGAGCCATGAAAAGTTGCCCTTGTCTTacctggagatggaggaagaCGGGCACCCATCCATCAGCCGCCAGCTGTCCAGCG GCAGCGAAGTTTCCAGCCCCGGCCCCGGAGGCAGCAACCAGGACAGTCTGCGGCTGGAGGAGAGCGGCCCAGCCTACACTGGCCCCTTCTGCGGCCGGGCCCGCGTCCACACCGACTTCACACCCAGCCCTTATGACAAGGATTCGCTGAAGCTGCGG AAAGGGGACATCATCGGCATCATCGAGAAGCCACCCATGGGGACCTGGACTGGGCTGCTCAACAACAGGGTGGGCTCCTTTAAATTCATCTATGTGGATGTCATCCCCGAGGAGACAGCTCCCACCCGCAAGAGCCGGGGATCCAGCAAGAGCAAGCGCCTCAAGCCCAAGACCCTCCACGAGCTGCTGGAGCGCATCAATCTGCAG GAGCACACCTCCACCCTGCTGCTGAACGGCTACCAGACCCTGGAGGACTTCAAGGAGCTGCGGGAGACCCACCTCAACGAGCTGAACATCACAGACCCCCAGCACCGCGCCAAGCTGCTCACGGCCGCCGAGCTCCTCCTGGATTACGACA CAGCGAGCGAGCCGGAGGAAGGCGACAGCCCTGAAGCTCAGCCTTCGCCCTCGGAGCCCAAGGGGGACATTCCCCGGGACTCAGGCTGCTTCGAGGAATCAGAGACCCTAGACAGCAGCCGGGATGAGGCTGAGCTGGGGGGTCCCGAGGGGCAGCTGCGGGCTCTCTCCCTGGCAGAGTCCTCCTGA
- the XPNPEP2 gene encoding xaa-Pro aminopeptidase 2: protein MHPPQWIAAWVLLLHGCAAGRPPQAASARTDIRDCSVDPPYLPPTAINTTAQLAALRDIMRAHSVHAYIVPSTDAHMSEYIAERDSRLGWLTGFTGSAGTGVVTQDKAALWTDSRYWTQAERQLDCNWELQRTTWIESIGLWILKAVPVGGNISLDPFLFSIDTWNSYSQALHGSGRTLLPIENNLVDQVWGDQRPPPASGEIYTLPAAFTGSSWQEKVAGIRQQMEQHVRRPTAVLLSGLEETAWLFNLRGHDIPYNPVFYSYTLLTNTSISLFVDELRLSAAARQSLRAGCPGPLCVELQEYGQTRAHLHGYAQGNVTIWLGTEYTTYGLYGVIPQEKLLEDSYSPVMLAKAVKNTKEQELLRAAHVRDAVAVIQYLLWLEKMVPQGQVDEFSGAQHIDTLRQAQEHNRGPSFQSISASGLNAALAHYSPSNGSSRKLSVDEMYLSDTGGQYLDGTTDITRTVHWGVPTPLQKEAYTRVLMGNIDLSRLVFPPNTAGRTVESFARRALWDVGLNYGHGTGHGIGNFLSVHEWPVGFQSNNVPLAAGMFTSIEPGYYRDGEFGIRIEDVALVVNAQTEHQSGEEPFLTFEVVSLVPYDRNLINLSLLSPEQIRYLNTYYETIRARVGPELQRQRLEEEYRWLQRNTEPFPLGSAATTTATTILGTLTSLLPALLTGLQA from the exons ATGCACCCTCCACAGTGGATCGCAGCCTGGGTGCTCCTGCTCCACG gctGTGCCGCAGGCCGGCCACCACAGGCCGCCTCTGCCAGGACCGACATCCGGGACTGCTCCGTGGACCCACCG TACCTGCCCCCTACGGCCATCAACACAACGGCACAGCTCGCCGCTCTGCGGGACATCATGCGAGCCCACAGTGTCCATGCTTACATCGTGCCCTCCACGGATGCCCACATG AGCGAGTACATCGCCGAGCGGGATTCCCGGCTGGGCTGGCTGACCGGCTTCACCGGCTCTGCGG GCACCGGTGTGGTGACACAGGACAAGGCTGCCCTATGGACTGACAGCCGCTACTGGACCCAGGCAGAGCGGCAGCTGGACTGCAACTGGGAGCTGCAGAGGACAA CCTGGATTGAATCCATTGGGCTGTGGATCCTGAAGGCGGTTCCTGTCGGGGGAAACATCAGCTTGGaccccttcctcttctccattg ACACATGGAACAGCTACAGCCAGGCTCTGCACGGCTCTGGCAGGACCCTGCTCCCCATCGAGAACAACCTTGTGGATCAAGTGTGGGGTGACCAGAGACCCCCTCCAGCCTCCGGTGAGATCTACACCCTCCCAGCAGCATTCACAG ggagcagctggcaggAGAAGGTGGCCGGGATCCGACAGCAGATGGAGCAGCATGTTCGACGccccacagctgtgctgctgtcaggGCTGGAGGAGACAGCCT GGCTCTTCAATCTCCGTGGACATGACATCCCCTACAATCCTGTCTTCTACTCCTACACCCTGCTGACCAACACCAGCATAAG CCTGTTCGTGGACGAGCTGCGGCTGTCGGCAGCGGCGCGTCAGTCCCTGCGGGCGGGCTGCCCCGGGCCGCTGTGCGTGGAGCTGCAGGAGTACGGGCAGACACGCGCCCACCTCCACGGCTACGCCCAGGGCAACGTCACCATCTGGCTGGGCACCGAGTACACCACCTACGGCCTCTACGGCGTCATCCCCCAG gagaagctgctggaggACAGCTACTCCCCCGTCATGCTGGCCAAGGCTGTGAAAAACAccaaggagcaggagctgctgcgaGCCGCTCAC GTTCGGGACGCAGTGGCTGTCATCCAGTACCTGCTGTGGCTGGAGAAGATGGTCCCTCAGGGGCAGGTGGACGAGTTTTCGGGGGCACAGCACATCGACACACTCCGCCA GGCCCAGGAGCACAACCGCGGGCCCAGCTTCCAGTCCATCTCCGCAAGTGGGCTCAACGCGGCACTGGCCCACTATAG CCCCTCCAACGGGAGCAGCCGGAAGCTGTCTGTGGACGAGATGTACCTTTCGGACACCGGAGGGCAATATCT GGACGGGACGACAGACATCACACGGACGGTGCACTGGGGTGTGCCAACCCCGCTCCAGAAG GAAGCCTACACCCGTGTGCTGATGGGCAACATTGACCTGTCCCGCCTTGTCTTCCCACCCAACACGGCAG GGAGAACGGTGGAATCCTTCGCCCGTCGGGCACTCTGGGACGTGGGACTCAACTACGGCCACGGGACCGGCCATGGCATCGGCAACTTCCTCTCAGTCCATGAGT GGCCCGTGGGCTTCCAGTCCAACAACGTGCCACTGGCGGCCGGCATGTTCACCTCCATCG AGCCTGGGTACTACCGCGACGGCGAATTCGGGATCCGCATTGAGGACGTTGCTCTCGTGGTGAATGCGCAGACTGAG CACCAGAGCGGAGAGGAGCCCTTCCTGACCTTCGAGGTGGTGTCCCTGGTACCCTACGACCGCAATCTCATCAACCTCAGCCTCCTGTCACCAGAGCAG ATCCGGTACCTGAACACCTACTACGAGACCATCCGGGCGCGCGTGGGGCCAGAGCTGCAGCGGCAGCGGCTGGAGGAGGAGTACCGCTGGCTGCAGAGGAATACTGAGCCCTTCCCGCTGGGCAGCGCCGccaccaccaccgccaccaccatTCTGGGCAccctcacctccctcctccccgcgCTGCTCACGGGGCTGCAGGCCTGA
- the SASH3 gene encoding SAM and SH3 domain-containing protein 3 isoform X1, giving the protein MLRRKPSNASEKEPGHKKLSLQRSSSFKDFAKSKVSSPAPSEKEFNLEENIPEDESSSTGPDDAARSSGMKLSKRWRAAISRTMNRKMGRMAVKALAEGKQGDVEEEGSPCPLSPASSMEEPSHEKLPLSYLEMEEDGHPSISRQLSSGSEVSSPGPGGSNQDSLRLEESGPAYTGPFCGRARVHTDFTPSPYDKDSLKLRKGDIIGIIEKPPMGTWTGLLNNRVGSFKFIYVDVIPEETAPTRKSRGSSKSKRLKPKTLHELLERINLQEHTSTLLLNGYQTLEDFKELRETHLNELNITDPQHRAKLLTAAELLLDYDTASEPEEGDSPEAQPSPSEPKGDIPRDSGCFEESETLDSSRDEAELGGPEGQLRALSLAESS; this is encoded by the exons ATGCTGCGCCGCAAGCCCTCCAACGCCAGTGAGAAGGAGCCCGGACACAAGAAG ctctccctccagCGCTCCAGCAGCTTCAAGGACTTCGCCAAATCCAAAGTCAGCTCCCCTGCACCGAGCGAGAAGGAATTCAACCTGGAGGAGAAC ATCCCCGAGGATGAGTCCAGCAGCACCGGCCCTGATGATGCTGCACGGAGCAGCGGGATGAAGCTGAGCAAGAGGTGGCGGGCTGCCATCTCCCGCACCATGAACCGCAAGATGGGCAGGATGGCCGTGAAAGCACTAGCCgaggggaag CAGGGAGACGTGGAGGAGGAGGGATCCCCATgccccctgtccccagccagcaGCATGGAGGAGCCGAGCCATGAAAAGTTGCCCTTGTCTTacctggagatggaggaagaCGGGCACCCATCCATCAGCCGCCAGCTGTCCAGCG GCAGCGAAGTTTCCAGCCCCGGCCCCGGAGGCAGCAACCAGGACAGTCTGCGGCTGGAGGAGAGCGGCCCAGCCTACACTGGCCCCTTCTGCGGCCGGGCCCGCGTCCACACCGACTTCACACCCAGCCCTTATGACAAGGATTCGCTGAAGCTGCGG AAAGGGGACATCATCGGCATCATCGAGAAGCCACCCATGGGGACCTGGACTGGGCTGCTCAACAACAGGGTGGGCTCCTTTAAATTCATCTATGTGGATGTCATCCCCGAGGAGACAGCTCCCACCCGCAAGAGCCGGGGATCCAGCAAGAGCAAGCGCCTCAAGCCCAAGACCCTCCACGAGCTGCTGGAGCGCATCAATCTGCAG GAGCACACCTCCACCCTGCTGCTGAACGGCTACCAGACCCTGGAGGACTTCAAGGAGCTGCGGGAGACCCACCTCAACGAGCTGAACATCACAGACCCCCAGCACCGCGCCAAGCTGCTCACGGCCGCCGAGCTCCTCCTGGATTACGACA CAGCGAGCGAGCCGGAGGAAGGCGACAGCCCTGAAGCTCAGCCTTCGCCCTCGGAGCCCAAGGGGGACATTCCCCGGGACTCAGGCTGCTTCGAGGAATCAGAGACCCTAGACAGCAGCCGGGATGAGGCTGAGCTGGGGGGTCCCGAGGGGCAGCTGCGGGCTCTCTCCCTGGCAGAGTCCTCCTGA